In Nissabacter sp. SGAir0207, the genomic stretch TGGCCGAAGAGCTGGCGCTGCGCCACGAACTGGCGCAACTGCTGGGCTTCCGCTCCTATGCCGAGAAGTCGCTGGCGACCAAGATGGCCGAAAGCCCACAGCAGGTGCTCGACTTCCTCCAGGATCTGGCAAAACGTGCCCGCCCGCAGGGTGAGCAGGAGCTGGCGCAACTGCGTGCCTTCGCCAAAGAGCACTACGGCGTGGATGAGCTTGAAGCCTGGGATCTCTCCTACTACGGCGAGAAGCAAAAGCAACATCTCTTCTCCATCAGCGATGAGCAACTGCGCCCCTACTTCCCGGAGCAGCGCGTGCTGAATGGCTTGTTCGAAGTGGTCAACCGCATCTATGGCATTACCGCCAAAGAGCGCAAAGACGTGGACACCTGGCACCCGGAAGTGCGCTTCTTTGACCTGTTCGATGAGCAGGGCGAGCTGCGCGGCAGCTTCTACCTCGACCTTTACGCGCGCGACCACAAACGTGGCGGTGCCTGGATGGATGATTGCGCCGGTAGCCTGCGTCGCGCCAATGGCGAGCTGCAAAAGCCGGTCGCCTACCTGACCTGCAACTTCAACCGCCCGCTGGGCGATAAACCGGCGCTGTTCACCCACAACGAAGTGACCACGCTGTTCCATGAGTTCGGTCACGGCCTGCACCACATGCTGACCAAAATCGATGCCGCTGGCGTCGCGGGCATCAGCGGGGTGCCGTGGGATGCGGTCGAACTGCCGAGCCAGTTCATGGAGAACTGGTGCTGGGAGCCGGACGCGCTGGCGTTCATCTCCGGCCACTATGAGAGCGGTGAGCCGCTGCCGCAGGAGATGCTCGACAAGCTGCTGGCCGCGAAGAACTATCAGGCGGCGCTGTTCATCCTGCGTCAGCTGGAGTTCGGCATGTTCGACTTCCGTATGCACGCCGAATATGACCCGGCGAAGGGCGCGCAGATCCTGCAAACCCTGGCCGAGGTGAAGAAACAGGTGGCGGTGGTGCCGTCGCCAAGCTGGGGCCGCTTCCCGCACGCCTTTAGCCACATCTTCGCTGGCGGTTACGCGGCAGGCTACTACAGCTACCTCTGGGCGGAAGTGCTCTCCGCAGACGCCTACTCCCGCTTTGAGGAGGAGGGGATCTTCAACCGCCAGACCGGCCAGTCCTTCCTGGACAACATCCTGTCGCGCGGGGGTTCCGAGGAGCCGATGGTGCTGTTCAAACGCTTCCGTGGCCGCGAGCCGCAGCTGGATGCGATGCTGCGCCACTATGGCATCAAAGGCTAACGTGTGAGCATCTGTCTACTCTGTGAAGAAGGCGCCGATCCCGGCGCCTTATCGCTTTTGGCGCAACGCTGGCAACTGGTCTCTGACGACGAGGCGGTGATGGCGCTGGTGCTGACGCCGGAACGGCTGGAGCTGCGCAAGCGTGATGAGCCAAAGCTTGGCGCCATCTAC encodes the following:
- the prlC gene encoding oligopeptidase A, producing the protein MTNPLLTPFTLPPFSKIQPEHIVPAMESALDECRKTVEQVVAQGAPYSWDTLCQPLAESDDRLSRIFSPISHLNSVKNSPELRAAYEQCLPLLSEYSTWVGQHAGLYQAYRDLKGGEHFARLTGPQQKAVDNALRDFELSGIGLSPEKQKRYGEISTRLSELGSTYSNNVLDATMGWSKLVTDANELAGMPESALAAAKALAESREQEGYLLTLDIPSYLPVMTYCDNQALREEMYRAYGTRASDQGPNAGKWDNSDVMAEELALRHELAQLLGFRSYAEKSLATKMAESPQQVLDFLQDLAKRARPQGEQELAQLRAFAKEHYGVDELEAWDLSYYGEKQKQHLFSISDEQLRPYFPEQRVLNGLFEVVNRIYGITAKERKDVDTWHPEVRFFDLFDEQGELRGSFYLDLYARDHKRGGAWMDDCAGSLRRANGELQKPVAYLTCNFNRPLGDKPALFTHNEVTTLFHEFGHGLHHMLTKIDAAGVAGISGVPWDAVELPSQFMENWCWEPDALAFISGHYESGEPLPQEMLDKLLAAKNYQAALFILRQLEFGMFDFRMHAEYDPAKGAQILQTLAEVKKQVAVVPSPSWGRFPHAFSHIFAGGYAAGYYSYLWAEVLSADAYSRFEEEGIFNRQTGQSFLDNILSRGGSEEPMVLFKRFRGREPQLDAMLRHYGIKG